The stretch of DNA ATCCCCAGACGTCCGGGGCTGACCTGACGTTCATGTCAGCCTTACTGGCCACCCACCGGGCCTTCACCTCCACGTCTGCCCTGCTCGGGCTTGTGGCTGACAGGTCAGGATCAGAAGGGACCAAGAACTATGGAGGTGCCTGCGTTTCCTAAAACCCCATCATGCCACTGGGTGGGTAGAGTGGGTAGAGAgaggttttctttctctctgcagacTAGAAGCCCTCGAGTCTCCTCCTGCTGATGAACTAGAGAGGACAACAGGGTGAGTGACCCCAGCTGAGTCATGGCCTCACGGGACCCCTGCAGTCGAGGCCAAGCTGCAGCCTGATCTCTGACCCTTGGctgcctccccttctcccagGGTAGCCATCTCTGTGTTGTCAACCTGGCTGGCCTCTCACCCTGAGGATTTTGGCTCTGAGGTCAAGGGTCAGCTTGACCGGCTTGAGAGCTTCTTGCTCCGCACAGGGTATGCGGctggggagggagttgggggggGCACCGCTGACCTCCTCCGCAACCTCCGTTCCCGGGTGGACTCCCAGGCCCCCGACCTTCCCAAGCCCCTGGCCCTCCCCGGCGACCCCCCTGCTGACCCTACGGATGTCCTGGTGTTCCTCGCTGACCACTTGGCCGAACAGCTGACCCTGCTAGACGCGGTGAGACCCTGACCCATGCCTCCTCCTCCAtgctcccttcccccttccctgtGCTCCCAGCCCTTGACTGACCCCTCCTGGACCCCAGACCCTCCCCTGACTTCCACCCCTTAGTGGTCGAGCTCCTGGCCTCCTTTATCTCCCATCTCACCTTGCCCCTTGGCCGTCGCCCTTCAAGCCCTGTGTCCCTCAGGTTCCCTGCCACACTCTCCCCCAAAACCCTCCAAACCCTACTACCAGAAGTCTGACCTTACTTGACTCTGAATTTCAACCTTTGACCTCTGTCCTGCAGGAGCTGTTTCTTAATCTGGTCCCCTCTCAGTGCCTGGGGGGCCTGTGGGGTCACAGAGACAGACCAGGACATGCGCACCTCTGCCCGTCTGTCCGAGCCACCGTCACACAGTTCAACAAGGTGGCAGGGGCAGTGGTCAGCTCTGTCCTGGGGGCCACTTCGACTGGGGAAGGGCCTGGGGAGGTGACCGTGCGGCCCCTCCGCCCCCCTCAGAGGGCCCGGCTCTTGGAGAAGTGGATTCGTGTGGCTGAGGTGAGAGGATTGCCTGGCTGGGGATCCTGGTGCAGACAGGGGGTCCCACAGCATTGGCCTCCCTCTCGGGCCTTGACAGGAGTGCCGGCTGCTCCGGAACTTCTCCTCGGTGTACGCCGTCGTGTCGGCCCTGCAGTCCAGCCCCATCCACCGGCTCCGGGCGGCCTGGGGGGAAGCTGCCAGGTGGGGCCCACTGGGCACTGGGCTGGGTGTAGGGGGCCCTCCTGTGAGTGGGAGTGGCTGATTCCCCTTGTTTTCCTTCCTCCAGGGATAGCCTCCGAGTCTTTTCCAGCCTCTGCCACATCTTTTCTGAGGAAAACAATTACTCCCAGAGCAGGGGCCTGCTGGCGCAGGTAAGGCCCAGCTGTCTGGTGTCCCTGGCCAACCTTGGCCTCGCCCTCCCCTACATCTCTCTGTTTTGTTCCCACCAGGAGGTGAAGCTGCAGGCCCCTCTGGAGCCACACTCCAAGAAGACCCCAAGACCTGGCTCCCGGGGTGGGGTATGTGACTGGCAGAGGTGCTTATAAGGGAGGAGTGTCAATGGTGGGGGCCACTCAAGGGGTAGGATGAAACCAAGAGAATGAAATCGGCTTTCCGGGGACAGAGAGGGGGAGCTCTTGGGACAGTGGCAGGAACATGTGACCTTGATCCTTGACTTCAGGGTGTGGTCCCATATCTGGGCACCTTCCTTAAAGACCTGGTGATGTTGGATGCAGCCTCCAAGGATGAGCTGGaggtgagtatgtgtgtgtgcccatgggGTACACATTATGGCAATGCAGTGAGTGGGTTTTAGAGGCAGTTATGCTTGTGGGAactactgtgtgtatgtgtacgtttGGGTTACACATCCCGGCAATGTCATGGGCAGGTCTCAAGAGGCAAGCCGACCTCCCCACAGGAGGGCAGTTGTAAGGCCTTAAGCAGCCACAGGCAGAAACCAGCTTGTGGGATGCTCGCTCTGGCTCTCTGGCAAGCCACTCAGCCTTTCTGTACAAGTGGGGTGCATACTGGCTCAGTGCTGAGGACATACTTGAGGCTCTAGCACAGACAGTAAAGTTCCTAATGTCCCCTGAACCTGGCTTTCTCAACTACAAAGCAGGTATTTTATCTTTAAGgatttaactatttatttgaaaggcagagttttagaaAAAGGCAGAGGGCgagagtggtagcctagcggctaaagttctcgccttgtatgtgctgggatgccatatgggtgccagttctaatcttggcagccctactttacatccagctccctgtttgtggcctgggaaggcagtcaaggacggcccaatgccttgggaccctgcaccctcgtgggagacccagaagaggctccaggctcctgacttcagataggcttggttgcggccccttggggcgtgaaccagtggacagaagatcttctttgtgtctcctctctgtatatctgacttcccaattaaaaaaaaaaaaaaaaaaacaaaaaaacggaaggaagaggcagagagagagatcttcgatTCAGTGGTTTACTCTCTGCACACTCGCAAGAGctagtactgggccaggctgaagccaggagcttggaagtcCATCCAGATctgccacttgagtgcaggggctcagtcagttgggccatcttccactgctttgcaggcacattagcagagagctggttgggaagcggtacccatgagggatgctggcattgcaagcagcagcctaatgcgctgtgccacagtgccagactcAGCAGGCacactttttgtgtgtgtgtgtgtcttttttttttaaaaaaaaaaaagacttatttttattggaaggacagatatacagagaggagagacagatatacagagaggagagacagaaagatcttttgtctgctggttcactccccaagttactgcaacagccagagctgagccgagctgaagccaggagccaggagcctcctctgggtctgcaatacaggtgcagggtgccaaggtcttgggccatcctgtactgatttcccaggccacaagcagggagctggatggaaagtggaccagccgggatacaaactggcacccatacaggatcctggtgggtgcaagtgaggatttagccacagagccatcgCTCTGTGTCCCAGGCATATTTTGTTTCTGAGACACTCAATTTAAAGggctacatgggatgctgggtgcTGAATGGATGTGAGGAAAGAGTTTGTGAGTTCGACATGATCCATGCGTTCAGGAGGGGCTGGGCtctggcctggaaggcagcatcaGGAAACCCCTCCTCCCTTACTTTGTCCCTGCAGAATGGATACATTAACTTTGACAAGCGGAGGAAGGTGAGAGGCATGCCTGAGCCAGAAGCTGGCTACCCGTAAGGGTCCCAGGAAGGGGGGACAGGAGCATCCAGGAGCTTtgggtttgggcccctgcagttTGAGGCTCCTTCCTAGGAGTTTGCTGTGCTTTCTGAGTTGCGGAGGCTGCAGAACGAGTGTCGTGGCTATGACCTGCGACCTGACCCGGACATCCAGCAGTGGCTGCAAGGGCTCCGGCCACTGACAGAGGCCCAGAGGTGACCGGCTGGCTGAGGTGGGGACTCCCGGGCTCTGGTTGCTGTTGCACGTGTGTGTTATGGGAGTGGTATCCTGCCTGACCTCTGCCTGTCACCTCTTCCTCAGTCACCGTGTGTCTTGTGAGGTGGAGCCACCGGGTACCAGTGACTCTCCCGCCCCAAGAGTGCTCCGGCCAGCACTGGTCATCTCCCAGTGGACAGAGTAAGGCAGGCGGGGCCTCGGGGGTACTTTCCTTGAAACCTGCTCACCTTCCTCTGACACTGTCTATCTCTGGCCACTCTAGGGTCCTGGGCTCTGTTGGGGGTCCCACCCCACTTGTGTCCTGGGACCGGCCCAGTGTCGGggcagaggaagcacctggcacCCCTGCTCCTCTGCTGAGCCGCCTGGCTCAGGTGAGCTGTGCTGACTGCCCTGCCCATGAACGTTCGCTCCTTCACCCACCTGCTCCACAGCAGTCTCACATGCCTTTTGCTCCTAGCACATGAAGTGGccatctgtctcctctctggactccgccttggaaagcagtccgtccctgcacagcccagctgactccagccacctctctcccccagcctcctctcccagGCCTTCTCGAGGTCATCGGCGCTCAGCTTCCTGTGGCTCCCCACTGAGTGGGGGTGCAGAAGGGGCCCCAAGGGGGcctggcagtgggggagggggatctGGGCCTGGAGCCTCTGACTGCCGGATCATCCGAGTCCAGATGGAGCTGGGGGAAGATGGCAGTGTCTACAAGAGCATCCTGGTGAGGGCTGTGGTGGAATTGGGGGAGACTGCCTGGTTGGGCTAGATGTTCTTATGTCTGGGCAGCCAAATGattctagtttttattttaaaaaaaaatatttgaaagccgTAGCTACaaagagaactggatcagaagtggaatagctgaagagtgctggtgttgtggcttaatgcaacaccagcatcttatatTAGCACCAATtagattcccagctgctctactttggattcagcttcctgcaaatgcagctgggaaagaagcagaagatggcccaagtgcttgagtcctgtatctatgtgggagacctagaagaagctcctggctttgacctggccccaccttctagggaatgaaccagtggatggaatttgtctttatgtatatctgcctctcttggaaactctgcctttcagataaatataaaaatcttaaagggcctggcacggtagcctagcagctaaagtcctcgccttgaatgtgtcaggatcccatatgggcaccggttctaatcccggcagcgccacttcccatccagctcactgcttgtggcttgggaaagcagtcaaggacggcccaaagccttgggaccgctgtggaagacctggaggaagttcctggctcctggctttggatttgcgcagcaccagccgttgcagtcacttggggagtgactcgtcggacagaagatcttcctctctgtctctcctcctctctgtatatctgactttgtaataaaaataaataaatctttaaacaaaattttttaaaaaattaatcttaaaaaaaaaaagtggagcaaccagggttTGAATTAGTGCCCACACAGGGTGCTGGCATTAGAGGTGGCAGCTTAaagtgctgtaccacaatgccagccccttgtcTAGTTTTCTAACCTTTGACAGCTGTTTTCTTCTGTTGGTTCTTTGTGTTAGCTGCTGATCTTGAACCTTAATAGATTTTTAGAACAGTGTTGTTTCTTCACAGGGAAGCAGACTctcccttttaaagaaataatgagtttacttatttgaaaggcggagacaccgaaagagatcttcc from Ochotona princeps isolate mOchPri1 chromosome 1, mOchPri1.hap1, whole genome shotgun sequence encodes:
- the RGL2 gene encoding ral guanine nucleotide dissociation stimulator-like 2; protein product: MLPRPLRLLLDTSPPGGVVLSSFRSRDPEEGGDPGGRAVGGGQAEEEEEEEEEAPVSVWEEEEDGATFTVTSRQYRPPDPSVPLPPPRSSRRLRAGTLVALVRHLLDPQTSGADLTFMSALLATHRAFTSTSALLGLVADRLEALESPPADELERTTGVAISVLSTWLASHPEDFGSEVKGQLDRLESFLLRTGYAAGEGVGGGTADLLRNLRSRVDSQAPDLPKPLALPGDPPADPTDVLVFLADHLAEQLTLLDAELFLNLVPSQCLGGLWGHRDRPGHAHLCPSVRATVTQFNKVAGAVVSSVLGATSTGEGPGEVTVRPLRPPQRARLLEKWIRVAEECRLLRNFSSVYAVVSALQSSPIHRLRAAWGEAARDSLRVFSSLCHIFSEENNYSQSRGLLAQEVKLQAPLEPHSKKTPRPGSRGGGVVPYLGTFLKDLVMLDAASKDELENGYINFDKRRKEFAVLSELRRLQNECRGYDLRPDPDIQQWLQGLRPLTEAQSHRVSCEVEPPGTSDSPAPRVLRPALVISQWTEVLGSVGGPTPLVSWDRPSVGAEEAPGTPAPLLSRLAQHMKWPSVSSLDSALESSPSLHSPADSSHLSPPASSPRPSRGHRRSASCGSPLSGGAEGAPRGPGSGGGGSGPGASDCRIIRVQMELGEDGSVYKSILVTSQDKAPSVISRVLKKNHCDHAVASEYELVQLLPGERELTIPPSANVFYAMDGASHDFLLRQRRKPFNATMGSASGPSASGTPPSEGGGGSFPRIKATGRKIARALF